The Bacteroides sp. DNA segment AAGCCCCTTCCTTATGGTTGGGGCTTTTTTTATGATATTGTAATAAATTAATACAGCCAGAAAAGGGCTTTCAATAGTCCAGTGGAGGGAAGGCTCAGGGAAGAAAAACACTCAACAAGTCAGTAGGAATTTTCCCGGGATATAAGTTTCAAGGTGGACCAACAAAAAACACGATACTTCTTTTACTATTTTAGCATATTTCTCGTTTTCTTTAATCCCGGGCCATTTTTCCCCTGTTAAAAGAGAAATAGATTCCAGTTGTTCCAATTCCAGAAAAGGCAATGAATCCCCAAAACTGGGCCTGAAGGAATAAGTCATCGCTTACCGCAGCGATACTTTTTCCCTGAAATAGCAGTGCAAAGAAAATTGTGGCGATGGTCATACTGGTCATTTGGCCAAGGACCCGCATGGTGGCAGAGGTTCCTGAAGCAATACCGTATTGCTGACGGTTTACAGAGCTCATGATGGTATTCATGTTGGGAGAGGAAAACAATGCAAACCCAAGTCCAACAAAAATCAGGATGGCAATGATAACGCCAAGGGATGTATCAGGCCCAATAAAAGCAAAGGCAGCTAATCCAAGGGTGCACATACTCATGCCCATTGTGGCCAGGTATCGGGGTTGAATCCGATCGGACAATCGCCCGGCAAGCGGGGAAAAAATGGCCATCATAATCGGTTGTGCAATAAGCACGCTTCCGGCCTCACGGGGGGAAAGGAGTTGTATTTTCTGAAGGTACAGGCTAAGGAAAAATACAATGGCATAGGTTGCGCTATAATTGATCAGGGCAGCCAGATTTGAGTAAGTAAACAATCTATTCTCAGAGAATAAACGGGTATCGAATATGGGGGCAATGGATTTTCCCTCATGTAACCAGAAAGCAACCAGCAGGAAAAGCCCGAGGCCTATCATAATCCACCCAGTGATGGAAGGGATCCAGGAAGATCCAAACACCATCAGAAACAATCCGGGCATATAAAATAGCAAGCCCTTTAGGTTAACATATTTGCGGTCACCCAATATCCCATCCCTGCCGAGAAAAAAATAGG contains these protein-coding regions:
- a CDS encoding MFS transporter, with translation MTWTKEHISILAIVAITSFMGTFLISSVNIALPAIEADFGLNAVSLSWIVTGFLLASAIFLLPVGRLADSQGIRRLFRIGLIIFTVTSLLCGIAPNGLSLVFFRFLQGTGAALTTTTGPAILVSEFPAKERGRVLGISVSGVYLGLATGPLFGGFLTQALGWRSIFFLSVFMGLGSIILAYFFLGRDGILGDRKYVNLKGLLFYMPGLFLMVFGSSWIPSITGWIMIGLGLFLLVAFWLHEGKSIAPIFDTRLFSENRLFTYSNLAALINYSATYAIVFFLSLYLQKIQLLSPREAGSVLIAQPIMMAIFSPLAGRLSDRIQPRYLATMGMSMCTLGLAAFAFIGPDTSLGVIIAILIFVGLGFALFSSPNMNTIMSSVNRQQYGIASGTSATMRVLGQMTSMTIATIFFALLFQGKSIAAVSDDLFLQAQFWGFIAFSGIGTTGIYFSFNRGKMARD